The following coding sequences lie in one Notolabrus celidotus isolate fNotCel1 chromosome 20, fNotCel1.pri, whole genome shotgun sequence genomic window:
- the LOC117832117 gene encoding serine/threonine-protein kinase 19-like — MNRKRALISDTFKIKKIRNDAEKFGAVRERDGPTDIRSTLEYLMTLFPRKLFNDTLPQIVLKHQLYSIHQDKTLVDKELNKLREQGELLMFQLGFDSEAFGLIFASDYKAKVQAGEEGRETRATVEKFLDKVVSSCTDLSFSKDKMLKEFLFSDTEITQLVKSGVLTVRDAGSWWLSIPNSGKFTKYFLQGRKAVLGMVKKSKYSEVLKAELEERRTTVQVKFHMKYHIHDIVGAELVESISTTSGTLLRFVDS, encoded by the exons ATGAACCGCAAACGGGCTCTGATTTCAGACACTTtcaagataaagaaaataagaaatgacGCTGAGAAGTTTGGAGCTGTCCGTGAAAGAGATG GACCAACTGATATCAGATCCACCCTCGAGTACCTCATGACACTGTTCCCCAGGAAGCTTTTCAATGACACTTTACCTCAAATTGTTCTGAAGCACCAGCTCTACAGCATACACCAAGACAAGACTTTGGTGGACAAGGAGCTA AATAAACTGCGGGAACAAGGAGAGCTGCTGATGTTCCAGCTGGGGTTTGATTCAGAAGCTTTTGGGCTGATTTTCGCTTCAGATTACAAGGCCAAAGTGCAGGCTGGAGAGGAAGGCAGAGAGACAAGAGCTACAGTGGAAAAGTTCTTGGATAAGGTGGTGTCCTCCTGCACAGATCTGAGCTTCAGCAAGGACAAGATGCTCAAAGAGTTCCTCTTCTCAGACACAGAAATAAC GCAGCTGGTTAAGTCGGGGGTCCTGACTGTGAGGGACGCAGGCAGCTGGTGGCTCTCCATTCCCAACTCTGGCAAATTCACCAAGTACTTCTTACAAG GTCGCAAAGCTGTGCTCGGTATGGTGAAGAAGTCCAAATATAGCGAGGTCTTAAAGGCAGAACTGGAGGAGCGACGAACAACCGTTCAAGTGAAATTCCACATGAAATACCACATCCACGACATTGTTGGTGCAGAGCTGGTAGAGAG CATATCGACTACATCAGGGACATTGTTGAGATTTGTTGACTCCTGA
- the dxo gene encoding decapping and exoribonuclease protein, translating into MDQHEYHHPNSSYHRKRQSSYQREGGASGRSHYESRHLRPNHHRQHQSGPNPTGSRGLSTRRELYERDFPVYKQPVEIGSFSLDSERRFFNDARKLRYYVEPDKTPNFDLKDGYRDRFRKRDDGVKEKLDHILRWILANRSKLNSKPTTTKSCALDVDFVTWRGHLTKLLTTPYEAREGWLLAVTLFRGTLYISEVETEAALRERENRTQRHEEMMYWGYKFEQYACADDIHSSPDPGGVVNTNEAFCTVVQTRLAEHRLLFSGEVDCRDKDPNAPGPPACYIELKTSAEICTPKQRSNFHRFKLLKWWAQSFLPGVPRVVAGFRDHEGVVVGVETFPISKISHLIKNEHNCWKPTVCMNFCCDFLSFVKQTVTEDNPRVVYLFCYEPHGDVTYSLHRDSQYSFLPHWYVEEMTRSHDSLH; encoded by the exons ATGGACCAGCACGAATATCACCACCCCAACTCCAGCTACCACAGAAAACGCCAGTCATCCTATCAAAGAGAAGGGGGCGCCAGTGGAAGAAGTCACTATGAGAGCAGACACCTCAGACCAAACCATCACCGCCAGCACCAGTCTGGGCCAAACCCAACTGGCTCTCGGGGTTTGAGCACCAGGAGAGAACTGTATGAAAGAGACTTTCCTGTGTACAAACAGCCGGTGGAGATAGGAAGCTTCTCTCTTGACTCAGAGCGTAGATTCTTTAATGACGCCAGGAAGTTGAGATATTATGTGGAACCAGACAAAACGCCTAATTTTGACCTAAAGGATGGGTACAGGGATCGTttcagaaagagagatgatggCGTGAAGGAGAAACTGGACCACATCCTGCGGTGGATTTTGGCCAATAGGTCAAAGCTCAACTCCAAGCCGACCACGACCAAATCATG TGCTTTAGATGTGGATTTTGTGACATGGCGTGGTCACCTGACCAAGCTTCTGACCACCCCCTATGAAGCACGAGAGGGCTGGTTACTGGCGGTCACACTGTTCAGAGGCACGCTTTACATCAGTGAAGTGGAAACAGAGGCTGCTCTGCGGGAACGAGAGAACCGCACTCAGAGGCATGAAGAGATGATGTACTGGGGATACAAGTTTGAGCAGTACGCATGTGCAG ATGACATCCACAGTTCACCTGACCCGGGCGGGGTGGTGAACACTAACGAGGCTTTCTGCACCGTGGTGCAAACTCGACTCGCAGAACACAGACTTCTGTTCTCAGGGGAAGTGGACTGCCGGGATAAGGATCCAAATGCTCCGGGTCCTCCTGCGTGCTACATCGAGCTGAAGACCTCTGCAGAGATCTGCACTCCAAAACAGCGCAGTAACTTCCACAG GTTCAAATTGCTCAAGTGGTGGGCTCAGTCTTTTCTCCCTGGAGTGCCTCGGGTCGTGGCGGGCTTCAGGGATCATGAAGGAGTGGTTGTCGGCGTGGAAACGTTTCCTATCTCGAAGATTTCCCATCTCATCAAG AATGAACACAACTGCTGGAAGCCAACAGTGTGTATGAACTTCTGCTGTGACTTTCTATCTTTTGTGAAGCAAACAGTGACTGAAGACAATCCAAG GGTGGTGTACCTGTTCTGCTACGAGCCCCACGGTGATGTGACCTACTCCCTCCACAGAGACTCCCAGTATTCCTTCCTGCCTCACTGGTATGTGGAGGAGATGACAAGAAGTCACGACTCACTCCATTAG
- the LOC117832116 gene encoding peroxisomal membrane protein PMP34 — protein MSDNGGTAIGLLSYETLVHAVAGAMGSVTAMSVFFPLDTAKSRLQVDEKRKSKSTPVILAEIAKEEGLLSLYRGWLPVISSLCCSNFVYFYTFNTLKRLNAAGPGKSKPSTDLLMGVAAGVVNVLLTTPMWVVNTRLKLQGVKFRNEDLQQTHYRGIFDAFSQIISKEGPRTLWNGTLPSLILVLNPALQFMFYEGMKRRAGRGGKKISSAQIFLIGAIAKAVATTATYPLQTVQAILRFGQYKGDGKGGVIGGISNIFAMLMDRIRRYGVFGLYKGLEAKLLQTVLTAALMFVVYEKITAATFKVMGLNKKLKH, from the exons ATGTCCGACAATGGAGGCACGGCTATTGGCCTTCTGTCTTACGAGACGTTGGTTCATGCGGTGGCAGGTGCAATG GGGAGTGTGACAGCTATGAGCGTCTTCTTCCCTTTGGACACAGCCAAAAGTAGACTGCAGG tggATGAGAAGCGAAAGTCTAAGTCTACCCCGGTCATTCTGGCTGagatagcaaaagaagaagggCT TCTGTCTCTGTACAGAGGCTGGTTACCAGTCATCTCCAGCCTCTGCTGCTCCAACTTTGTCTACTTCTACACCTTTAACACGCTGAAGAGGCTTAACGCAGCTGGACCGGGCAAGTCCAAACCCAGCACAGACCTGCTCATGGGTGTCGCAGCAG GGGTGGTGAATGTGCTCCTAACCACTCCCATGTGGGTGGTCAACACTCGGCTGAAGCTGCAGGGGGTCAAGTTCAGGAACGAGGACCTCCAGCAGACCCACTACAGGGGCATATTTG ATGCCTTCTCACAGATCATTAGCAAGGAGGGACCACGAACTCTGTGGAACGGCACTCTGCCCTCTCTCATCCTCGTCCTTAACCCGGCATTACAGTTCATGTTTTATgaggggatgaagaggagggcggggagaggagggaagaag ATTTCCTCAGCACAGATCTTTCTTATTGGAGCCATTGCAAAGGCAGTTGCTACCACAGCTACATATCCTCTACAGACAGTCCAGGCCATCCTGAGG TTCGGACAGTACAAAGGTGACGGTAAAGGCGGTGTGATTGGAGGCATCTCTAACATTTTCGCTATGCTCATGGACAGAATAAG GAGGTATGGTGTTTTTGGTTTGTACAAAGGCCTGGAGGCAAAGCTGCTGCAGACGGTGCTGACGGCTGCACTCATGTTCGTTGTGTACGAGAAGATCACAGCTGCTACCTTCAAAGTCATGGGTCTGAACAAGAAACTGAAGCACTGA
- the anks4b gene encoding ankyrin repeat and SAM domain-containing protein 4B yields MSRYHKAAIDGYLDLLKEATRKDLNTADEDGMTPTLLAAFHGHVDALQLICSREGDPNRSDIWGNTPLHLAAANGHMHILSFLVNFGANLFAQDNEYHTAMDVAASRDRMDCVRFLDSAASKQTNQNPKKVANLKKEAVKEAEKRVKLCEKVQKKHQSKMDKMQREADNTGSVSMASMASGFSNGGTINSVNEQFSKLIAVEKSGSLTARVKGTLQKRLGKKEKGTLQRSGADGNVIFLKQEGGASDKPEFLDVFNEQEENMFDDEGTAGFGDYDDDEEPGHVKQSIFNRPGLGGLIFMKKMGLESDDIPGGTNESLGYLVQNELFEAEEDAGGFEETGDADLPWDQEDLGLDDDEDEETSPLDVFLSAISLPEFALAFNREHLDLEALMLCSDEDLKGIRIQLGPRKKILEAAARRKNALEVPGIMKDSCL; encoded by the exons aTGTCTCGGTACCACAAAGCAGCGATTGATGGATACTTGGACCTTTTGAAGGAGGCCACAAGAAAGGACCTGAACACTGCGGATGAGGATGGCATGACTCCCACCTTACTGGCTGCTTTCCATGGACATGTCGATGCTCTTCAGCTCATATGCAGCAGAGA AGGAGACCCCAACAGGAGTGACATCTGGGGAAACACACCTTTGCACCTCGCTGCAGCAAACGGCCACATGCACATCCTCAGCTTCCTTGTCAACTTTGGCGCCAATCTTTTTGCTCAGGATAATGAATACCACACAGCCATGGACGTAGCTGCCTCTCGTGACCGCATGGACTGTGTGCGCTTCCTGGACTCTGCTGCCTCCAAGCAGACAAACCAAAATCCAAAGAAGGTCGCCAATCTGAAGAAGGAGGCGGTCAAAGAAGCAGAGAAGCGAGTGAAACTCTGCGAGAAGGTGCAAAAGAAGCACCAGAGTAAGATGGATAAAATGCAGCGTGAAGCAGATAATACTGGGTCTGTGTCAATGGCTAGCATGGCATCAGGATTCTCAAACGGTGGCACCATCAACAGTGTCAATGAGCAGTTCTCTAAGCTGATTGCTGTTGAAAAGTCCGGCTCTCTTACAGCCAGGGTTAAAGGCACACTGCAGAAGAGGCtggggaagaaagagaaaggcaCACTGCAGAGATCAGGAGCGGATGGAAATGTTATTTTCCTCAAACAGGAGGGTGGAGCCTCTGACAAGCCAGAGTTTCTTGATGTCTTCAATGAGCAAGAAGAGAACATGTTTGATGACGAAGGAACAGCAGGTTTCGGAGATTATGACGACGATGAAGAACCAGGCCATGTCAAACAGTCTATCTTCAACCGACCTGGTCTTGGAGGTCTGATTTTCATGAAGAAGATGGGGCTGGAGTCAGACGACATCCCTGGTGGGACCAATGAAAGTCTCGGCTACCTGGTTCAGAACGAGTTATTTGAGGCTGAGGAAGACGCTGGTGGCTTTGAGGAGACTGGTGATGCTGATCTGCCATGGGATCAGGAAGATCTGGGActggatgatgatgaagatgaggaaacCTCTCCCCTTGATGTATTCTTGTCAGCCATCTCCTTGCCAGAGTTTGCCCTTGCATTCAACAGAGAGCACCTGGATCTGGAGGCGCTGATGCTCTGCTCTGATGAAGACCTGAAGGGCATTCGCATCCAGCTGGGACCTAGGAAGAAGATCTTGGAGGCTGCTGCACGAAGAAAGAACGCATTGGAGGTTCCTGGTATCATGAAGGACAGCTGCTTGTGA
- the si:ch211-256e16.3 gene encoding kelch-like protein 20 — translation MAEIIAVNAGLPSPSTINVTFPVPEDTNTPAAAPPAASLSSDDYLFVESRHPNTVLQGLNSLRLNNAFCDVTLCCGGQEFPCHRIVLASFSSYFQAMFSTDLIESKQERVAINGVEPQMIGMLVSYAYTSEVYISKANVQALLAAANLLDVMAVREACCRFMERQMDEMNCVGIHCFAEAHSCKRLENSSMSYILEHFSSVYQQEEFLSLCVDKLTEILASDHLNVLKEEVVFEAAMLWLNKCSSRKQSFEKVLEHIRLPLISPYYLHDVIESLDVVKENQGCQRLISEAKDYLLLKDRRGELYCPRARPRRSTGTAEVIVTVGGEDDKVVLRSVESFDPVTNQWKNLACLPFAVSKHGLVVSDSTLYLAGGEFPDGSASREMWRYDPCFDSWFEMAPMNVARSELGLVMLDGFVYAVGGWEGRSRLDSVECYNPHTNSWQFTESVKMAVTSPAVVALDGLLYVTGGAVLEDGDGTDLAQVYNPKTSVWTEVAPMQIARSGSAACTLKGKLYVIGGWHASTENTDKVECYNPKTNLWTMCAPMKERRYRPGVAVVDGKIYVLGGEEGWDRYHDTIERYCEETDTWEIVGEMPTSRSWLSCVSLQLRKDICMTSCPDTPNEN, via the exons ATGGCTGAAATAATTGCCGTCAACGCCGGTTTGCCCTCTCCGTCCACTATCAACGTCACCTTCCCGGTTCCGGAGGACACCAACACCCCCGCCGCAGCCCCTCCTGCAGCCTCCCTGAGCAGCGACGACTACCTGTTTGTGGAGTCCAGGCACCCCAACACCGTCCTGCAGGGCCTCAACAGCCTGCGGCTCAACAACGCCTTCTGTGATGTGACCCTGTGCTGCGGAGGACAGGAGTTCCCCTGCCATCGCATAGTGCTGGCCTCTTTTAGCTCTTACTTTCAG GCGATGTTTTCCACTGACCTGATAGAGTCCAAACAGGAGCGGGTTGCCATCAATGGAGTTGAGCCTCAGATGATTGGCATGCTGGTGAGCTATGCCTACACATCAGAGGTCTACATCTCTAAAGCAAATGTGCAG GCTCTGCTGGCAGCCGCCAACCTGCTGGACGTGATGGCGGTGCGGGAGGCCTGTTGTCGATTCATGGAGCGTCAGATGGACGAGATGAACTGTGTGGGGATTCACTGCTTTGCCGAGGCTCACTCCTGTAAGAGGCTGGAGAACAGCAGCATGAGCTACATTCTGGAGCACTTCAGCAGTGTTTACCAGCAG GAGGAGTTTCTGTCCCTGTGTGTGGACAAGCTGACTGAAATACTTGCCAGTGACCATCTTAATGTACTCAAAGAGGAGGTGGTGTTTGAGGCGGCCATGCTGTGGCTGAATAAGTGTTCCTCTCGAAAACAGAGCTTTGAAAAG GTCCTCGAACACATCCGGCTGCCTCTGATCAGCCCTTACTACCTCCACGATGTGATTGAGTCCCTGGATGTGGTGAAAGAGAACCAGGGCTGCCAAAGGCTGATCTCTGAGGCCAAGGACTATCTGCTGCTAAAGGACCGCCGTGGAGAACTCTACTGCCCAAGAGCGAGGCCTCGCAGGTCCACAG gGACAGCTGAAGTGATTGTGACAGTCGGCGGGGAGGATGACAAGGTGGTGCTGCGCAGCGTCGAGAGCTTCGACCCTGTGACGAATCAGTGGAAGAATCTGGCGTGCCTTCCCTTCGCTGTGAGCAAACATGGGCTGGTCGTGTCTG ACTCCACTCTGTACCTGGCGGGAGGAGAATTTCCTGATGGCTCAGCCAGCAGAGAGATGTGGCGCTACGACCCCTGCTTTGACTCCTGGTTCGAGATGGCTCCAATGAATGTAGCTCGCTCTGAGTTAG GGCTGGTGATGCTGGACGGCTTCGTATATGCGGTTGGAGGTTGGGAGGGCCGCTCTCGTCTGGACTCAGTGGAGTGCTACAACCCTCACACCAACTCCTGGCAGTTCACAGAATCTGTAAAAATGGCTGTCACAAGTCCTGCCGTGGTCGCTTTGGATGGGCTGCTCTATGTTACAG GGGGTGCAGTTTTAGAGGATGGAGACGGCACAGACCTCGCTCAGGTGTACAATCCTAAAACATCTGTATGGACGGAAGTCGCCCCCATGCAGATTGCTCGCTCCGGTTCGGCTGCCTGTACACTCAAAGGAAAGCTGTATGTCATCG GTGGATGGCACGCCTCAACAGAGAACACTGATAAAGTTGAATGTTACAATCCCAAGACCAACCTCTGGACCATGTGTGCCCCCATGAAGGAGCGACGCTACCGGCCAGGTGTTGCTGTGGTGGATGGAAAGATCTACGTCTTAGGGGGGGAGGAAGGCTGGGACAG GTATCATGACACCATAGAGAGGTACTGCGAAGAGACGGACACGTGGGAGATTGTTGGGGAGATGCCCACCAGTCGCAGCTGGCTCAGCTGTGTGTCTCTCCAGCTAAGGAAAGACATCTGTATGACCAGCTGTCCTGACACGCCGAATGAAAACTGA